Proteins encoded within one genomic window of Haladaptatus sp. QDMS2:
- the mutS gene encoding DNA mismatch repair protein MutS, producing MTEATGIVGEFLSLKESTDADILAMQCGDFYEFFADDAELVGEELDLKVSQKSSHGSSYPMAGVPLKELTPYLKALVERGYRVAVADQYDTEDGGLAREIVRVVTPGTLLETTSADAQYLAAVVRGDDAYGLAFADVTTGHFHATEVEDADAALTELYRFAPAEILPGPEVRGDETFLSDLRSRTDASLSLHAADAFAPGRARHTVAAQFGDEALASVGLEEAEAAIQAAGAVLAYVDESGVGVLQSMTRLHPYRADDHVELDSTTQRNLELAETMGRGGQSLFETLDHTVTSPGGRLLKSWLQRPRRSTQVLEVRQQSVAALAETALAREEIRDVLGDAYDVERLASRAASGSVGASQLLQVRDTLALLPDLADAIDADPTLSDSPLASIVANPDREAAAGLHDALDDALADDPPATVTQGGLFRYGYDDELDRLIERHDDALDWIETLAGREKSKYGISHLQVDRNRTDGYYIQVGKSQVEKVPDAYREIKTLKNSKRYTIPELEEKERDILQVEEQRGELEYELFQDLRAEVAAEAALLQDVGRALAEVDVLASFAAHAAKHRWVRPELADHGPVDIEAGRHPVVEQTTEFVPNDAMLDDERSFLIVTGPNMSGKSTYMRQVALIVLLAQVGSYVPAKAARIGLVDAIFTRVGALDELAQGRSTFMVEMQELANILHSASENSLVILDEVGRGTATYDGISIAWAATEYLVNEISAKTLFATHYHELTSLAGRLPGVHNVHMGADERDGDVTFLRTIREGAADRSYGVHVAELAGVPRPVVSRADDVLSRLRTDRAIDVRGSASGTKQVVFDLGSGQLRESDDNSGSDVPDQESLDPAAKAVLDELGGIDVNSISPVELMAKVQQWQDSLEK from the coding sequence ATGACTGAGGCGACGGGCATCGTCGGCGAATTTCTCTCGCTCAAGGAGTCTACGGATGCCGATATTCTCGCGATGCAGTGTGGCGACTTCTACGAATTCTTCGCGGACGACGCCGAACTCGTCGGCGAGGAACTCGACTTAAAAGTCTCACAGAAGTCCAGCCACGGTTCTTCGTATCCGATGGCCGGCGTCCCGCTCAAAGAACTGACCCCGTACCTCAAAGCCCTCGTCGAACGCGGCTATCGCGTGGCCGTCGCAGACCAGTACGACACCGAAGACGGCGGCCTCGCCCGCGAAATCGTCCGCGTCGTCACCCCCGGAACGCTCCTCGAAACCACCTCGGCTGACGCCCAGTACCTCGCCGCAGTGGTTCGCGGTGACGACGCCTACGGGCTGGCGTTCGCGGACGTGACCACGGGTCACTTCCACGCCACGGAAGTCGAAGATGCAGACGCCGCGCTGACCGAACTCTACCGCTTCGCGCCCGCCGAAATTCTCCCCGGTCCCGAGGTTCGGGGCGACGAGACGTTCCTCTCCGACCTGCGTTCGCGAACCGACGCTTCCCTCTCGTTGCACGCGGCAGACGCGTTCGCGCCGGGCCGCGCCCGCCACACCGTCGCCGCGCAGTTCGGCGACGAAGCACTCGCGAGCGTCGGCTTGGAAGAGGCAGAAGCCGCGATTCAGGCGGCCGGAGCGGTGCTCGCTTACGTCGACGAATCTGGCGTCGGCGTCCTCCAGTCGATGACGCGACTGCACCCCTACCGGGCCGACGACCACGTCGAACTCGACTCGACAACCCAGCGCAACCTCGAACTCGCGGAGACGATGGGTCGGGGCGGCCAGTCGCTGTTCGAGACGCTGGACCACACCGTAACCAGTCCGGGCGGTCGCCTGCTCAAATCGTGGCTCCAGCGCCCGCGACGCTCGACGCAGGTCCTCGAAGTCCGCCAGCAGAGCGTCGCCGCGCTCGCCGAAACCGCTCTCGCGCGCGAAGAGATTCGAGACGTGCTCGGCGATGCCTACGACGTCGAACGCCTCGCAAGTCGCGCCGCGTCCGGGAGTGTTGGTGCGAGTCAACTGTTGCAGGTGCGGGATACGCTCGCGTTGCTCCCCGACCTCGCAGACGCAATCGACGCCGACCCGACGCTCTCCGACTCGCCACTGGCGAGCATCGTGGCGAACCCCGACCGCGAGGCCGCAGCGGGCCTCCACGACGCCCTCGACGACGCACTCGCAGACGACCCACCGGCGACGGTAACGCAGGGCGGCCTGTTCCGGTACGGCTACGACGACGAACTCGACCGGCTCATCGAGCGCCACGACGACGCCTTAGACTGGATCGAGACGCTCGCCGGGCGGGAGAAGTCGAAGTACGGCATCTCTCACTTGCAGGTAGACCGCAACCGGACGGACGGCTACTACATTCAGGTCGGCAAGTCACAGGTCGAGAAGGTGCCAGACGCGTACCGCGAAATCAAGACGCTCAAGAACTCGAAACGGTACACGATTCCCGAGTTAGAGGAGAAAGAGCGCGACATCTTGCAGGTCGAAGAACAGCGCGGCGAACTGGAGTACGAACTGTTTCAGGACCTTCGCGCTGAAGTTGCCGCCGAGGCCGCCCTGTTGCAGGACGTGGGTCGCGCCCTCGCCGAGGTGGACGTGCTCGCGAGTTTCGCCGCCCACGCCGCGAAGCATCGCTGGGTGCGCCCCGAACTTGCTGACCACGGGCCGGTGGACATCGAGGCGGGTCGCCACCCCGTCGTCGAACAGACCACGGAGTTCGTGCCAAACGACGCGATGTTGGACGACGAGCGGTCGTTCCTCATCGTCACCGGACCGAACATGAGCGGGAAATCCACCTACATGCGACAGGTGGCGCTCATCGTCCTACTGGCGCAGGTGGGGAGTTACGTACCCGCGAAAGCCGCCCGCATCGGTCTCGTCGATGCCATCTTCACCCGCGTCGGGGCGCTCGACGAACTCGCGCAAGGGCGTTCGACGTTCATGGTCGAGATGCAGGAGTTGGCCAATATTCTCCACTCCGCGTCCGAAAATTCGCTGGTCATCCTGGACGAAGTGGGTCGCGGAACTGCAACCTACGACGGCATCTCCATCGCGTGGGCGGCCACGGAATACCTCGTGAACGAGATCTCGGCCAAGACGCTCTTTGCGACCCACTACCACGAACTCACGAGTCTCGCGGGTCGGCTTCCGGGCGTCCACAACGTCCACATGGGGGCGGACGAGCGCGACGGCGATGTGACCTTCCTCCGGACGATACGCGAGGGGGCCGCAGACCGCTCCTACGGGGTTCACGTCGCGGAACTGGCCGGCGTCCCGCGCCCCGTCGTGAGCAGGGCGGACGACGTGCTCTCCCGACTGCGGACGGACAGGGCCATCGACGTTCGCGGGAGTGCGAGCGGGACGAAACAGGTCGTCTTCGACCTCGGGTCGGGGCAGTTGCGCGAGTCCGACGACAACTCGGGGAGTGACGTGCCGGACCAGGAATCGCTCGACCCCGCCGCGAAAGCAGTGCTCGACGAACTGGGTGGAATCGACGTGAACTCGATTTCGCCGGTCGAACTGATGGCGAAGGTCCAGCAGTGGCAGGATTCACTCGAAAAATGA
- a CDS encoding class I adenylate-forming enzyme family protein has protein sequence MNFANVLDLAAGNAPVKPAVSDTDILHTYRALKARTNAAANAFTDIGVESDERVGICLTNSLELLTAHLGAMKRGAVPVPLNTQFSPSQIRHTLDASDVSVLVTDDSFAEVAGDVEVPITVDGSVGEDFHDLLAAADDDYEVCPRRSDELAEVFYTSGTTGQPKGVRHTHGNLLSNALGIVNYLNLTRQDVGLTVCQCFHVTGLNVTTTPLLYTGAANHLLPAFDPETVFATVENHRVTYAFLTPSMLIDLLDHPARDHYDLSSLETVGVGGAPLPKGRFHEAEETLDCAVLEGYGMTETTPLAAFNRPDPTPRKPGSVGPVAREVVALRVEHLETGESVSPGERGELLWRGDTVTPGYERPQNDRKAFVERDGVRWLRSGDIGWVDDDDHLFIVDRREDMFTTGCANVYPREIEDVLYDIEGVESAAVIDARDDLRGAVVTAIITRSGDLSRERIREVCAAALDEHEVPQRIEFVDEIPQTVTGKVNRVALRESYGG, from the coding sequence ATGAACTTCGCGAACGTCCTCGACCTCGCCGCCGGGAACGCGCCGGTCAAGCCGGCGGTGAGCGACACGGACATCCTCCACACCTACCGGGCACTGAAAGCGCGGACGAACGCCGCGGCGAACGCGTTCACCGATATTGGCGTCGAGTCAGACGAGCGCGTAGGTATCTGCCTCACCAACAGCCTCGAACTGCTGACCGCACACCTCGGCGCGATGAAGCGCGGGGCCGTCCCCGTCCCGCTGAACACGCAGTTCTCGCCGTCGCAGATTCGTCACACCCTCGACGCGAGCGACGTGTCGGTCCTCGTCACGGACGACTCGTTCGCAGAAGTCGCGGGCGACGTCGAGGTTCCGATTACGGTAGACGGAAGCGTCGGCGAGGACTTCCACGACCTGCTCGCCGCGGCAGACGACGATTACGAGGTCTGCCCACGCCGGAGCGACGAACTCGCCGAAGTGTTCTACACATCGGGGACCACCGGCCAGCCGAAGGGCGTGCGCCACACCCACGGGAATCTCCTCTCTAACGCCCTCGGCATCGTGAACTACCTGAACCTCACCCGCCAGGACGTGGGCCTCACCGTCTGTCAGTGCTTCCACGTCACCGGTCTCAACGTCACGACCACGCCGCTGCTCTACACGGGAGCCGCGAATCACCTCCTGCCGGCGTTCGACCCCGAAACGGTGTTCGCGACCGTCGAAAACCACCGGGTGACCTACGCCTTCCTCACACCGAGCATGCTCATCGACCTGCTCGACCACCCAGCACGCGACCACTACGACCTCTCGTCGCTCGAAACGGTGGGCGTCGGCGGCGCACCGCTCCCGAAGGGCCGGTTCCACGAGGCCGAAGAAACCCTCGACTGTGCCGTCCTCGAAGGCTACGGGATGACCGAGACCACGCCGCTCGCCGCGTTCAACCGCCCGGACCCGACCCCGCGCAAACCCGGAAGCGTCGGCCCAGTCGCCCGGGAAGTGGTGGCACTTCGGGTGGAGCACCTTGAGACGGGAGAGTCTGTATCCCCCGGCGAGCGCGGAGAGTTGCTCTGGCGAGGCGACACCGTGACCCCCGGGTACGAACGCCCGCAAAACGACCGGAAGGCGTTCGTCGAGCGTGACGGCGTCCGCTGGCTGCGTTCGGGAGACATCGGCTGGGTGGACGACGACGACCACCTGTTCATTGTCGACCGCCGCGAGGACATGTTCACGACGGGGTGTGCGAACGTCTATCCACGAGAAATCGAGGACGTGCTCTACGACATCGAGGGCGTCGAGAGCGCCGCCGTCATCGACGCCCGAGACGACCTTCGCGGGGCGGTCGTGACGGCCATCATCACCCGGTCGGGAGACCTCTCTCGTGAACGCATTCGGGAGGTTTGCGCCGCCGCGCTGGACGAACACGAGGTTCCCCAGCGAATCGAGTTCGTGGACGAGATTCCACAGACGGTGACGGGAAAAGTGAACCGGGTTGCCCTGCGCGAGTCCTACGGCGGGTAG
- a CDS encoding IclR family transcriptional regulator: MDEPVVPINSIKRSYEIVGEIRDREGSGATELSGALDLPKSTVHNHLKSLEALGYLVKRGGEYRLSTQFLHLGRESRNSNELFIHGRQASKALADETNTYSQLVVEENGRGAILLATRWEYEDLPPSARHVYPTHEHLHTNAPGKAILSAFTTDRVEKIVARHGLPGRTEKTLTALPALREELSTVREQGYAVDTGEMIPGIVGVAAPVATDDRVYGALAAYGPASDLRGSLDGDLSTVVREKAAHVRDEIVFATMD; the protein is encoded by the coding sequence ATGGACGAGCCAGTTGTTCCCATCAATTCGATAAAACGGTCGTACGAAATCGTCGGTGAGATTCGCGACCGGGAAGGGTCGGGCGCGACCGAACTCTCGGGCGCGCTCGACCTTCCGAAGAGCACCGTCCACAATCATCTGAAGTCGCTCGAAGCGCTCGGCTACCTCGTCAAACGCGGCGGGGAGTATCGGCTGAGCACCCAGTTTCTCCACCTCGGTCGGGAGTCGCGCAACAGCAACGAACTGTTCATCCACGGCCGACAAGCGTCGAAGGCGCTCGCCGACGAGACGAACACCTACAGCCAACTCGTCGTCGAAGAAAACGGTCGCGGAGCCATCCTGCTCGCGACGCGCTGGGAGTACGAGGACCTCCCACCCTCCGCCCGCCACGTCTACCCCACGCACGAACACCTCCACACGAATGCGCCGGGGAAGGCGATTCTCTCCGCGTTCACCACCGACCGCGTCGAGAAAATCGTCGCACGCCACGGCCTGCCGGGGAGAACCGAGAAGACGCTGACAGCCCTTCCAGCCCTACGCGAAGAGCTCTCGACTGTCCGCGAACAGGGGTACGCCGTCGATACGGGCGAGATGATTCCGGGCATCGTCGGCGTGGCCGCGCCCGTGGCGACCGACGACCGGGTGTACGGCGCACTCGCCGCCTACGGCCCCGCGAGCGACCTTCGAGGGTCACTCGACGGCGACCTCTCGACCGTCGTCCGTGAGAAGGCCGCCCACGTCCGCGACGAGATCGTCTTCGCCACGATGGACTGA
- a CDS encoding GMC family oxidoreductase N-terminal domain-containing protein gives MKNPDVIIVGAGADGPAAAWKLADDHGLDVLILEGGAFHGNKQWPKPHADAGGTVSTDPADLDGKLLDEQFTHLEADANDPTWGYLRVGPADHSRAPWFRNLHQNAFIWQISAVGGTSLHYFANHPRAYPYAIDTQDHWPISYEELVPYYQLNEEMTSTQQAPMTGKEEVFIEGATNAGYPLIDSKNVTETGWRPQANAVEVPGRETSNGQPLDADYEGSFSYDDGFRGDTLVGDHFQGSSTPVDAPVRDKARKSSNVSYVPPALDTNKDAEKGNVAIRPNAYVTNIETTGGPGSIEASGVTFRDSWSGMTQTVEADTVVLAGGCIESPRLWLNSGLPDDGWVGKGLTTHWFDWVVGVYDDDTIAEINPDGEHMDPYIGQNSAVRFDKPGVGGMEDIGMSPGLVSYADYLFSQAGYSFDTPVDPDEPWDTRGYVVGEELKRRMSDYRQTKALLILTDDLPRQDNGVSLDNTFSDEHGAVPKIKWSPHPDDDAKRDELCRIAARIHREAGAEHVHRCDWPPLLLHMQSSMRMGKVLDSNAEAKNVDRLFVADHSALANGLGGPNPTNSGQALALRTADKIASLYF, from the coding sequence ATGAAAAATCCAGACGTCATCATCGTCGGCGCGGGTGCCGACGGCCCGGCGGCGGCGTGGAAACTCGCAGACGACCACGGTCTCGACGTGCTCATTCTCGAAGGTGGGGCGTTCCACGGCAACAAGCAGTGGCCGAAACCACACGCCGACGCAGGCGGCACCGTCAGCACCGACCCCGCTGACCTGGACGGTAAGCTCTTAGACGAACAGTTCACCCACCTCGAGGCGGATGCGAACGACCCGACTTGGGGGTACCTCCGGGTCGGCCCTGCGGACCACTCCCGGGCCCCGTGGTTCCGCAACCTCCACCAGAACGCGTTCATCTGGCAAATCAGCGCCGTGGGCGGCACGTCGCTGCACTACTTCGCGAACCACCCCCGGGCGTACCCCTACGCCATCGACACGCAGGACCACTGGCCCATCTCCTACGAGGAACTCGTTCCCTACTACCAGCTAAACGAGGAGATGACCAGCACCCAGCAGGCACCCATGACGGGCAAAGAAGAGGTCTTCATCGAGGGGGCGACGAACGCGGGCTACCCACTCATCGACAGCAAAAACGTCACCGAGACGGGGTGGCGGCCACAGGCCAACGCCGTCGAGGTGCCGGGCCGCGAAACCTCGAACGGCCAGCCACTCGACGCTGATTACGAGGGCTCCTTTAGCTACGACGACGGCTTCCGCGGCGACACGCTCGTCGGCGACCACTTCCAGGGCTCTTCGACGCCGGTGGACGCGCCGGTCCGCGACAAAGCCCGTAAGTCGAGTAACGTGAGCTACGTGCCACCCGCGCTCGACACGAACAAGGACGCAGAGAAGGGGAACGTCGCCATCCGGCCGAACGCCTACGTCACGAACATCGAGACGACGGGCGGGCCGGGCAGCATCGAGGCGAGCGGCGTCACCTTCCGCGATAGCTGGTCCGGCATGACCCAAACCGTCGAGGCGGACACCGTCGTCCTCGCAGGCGGCTGTATCGAGTCGCCACGCCTCTGGCTCAACTCCGGCCTGCCGGACGACGGCTGGGTCGGCAAGGGCCTCACCACCCACTGGTTCGACTGGGTTGTCGGCGTCTACGACGACGACACTATCGCCGAAATCAACCCCGACGGCGAGCACATGGACCCCTACATCGGCCAGAACTCCGCCGTCCGCTTCGACAAGCCGGGCGTCGGCGGGATGGAGGACATCGGAATGTCACCCGGCCTCGTCTCCTACGCCGACTACCTGTTCAGCCAGGCGGGCTACAGTTTCGACACGCCCGTGGACCCGGACGAACCGTGGGACACCCGCGGCTACGTCGTCGGCGAAGAACTCAAGCGGCGGATGTCGGATTACCGCCAGACGAAGGCACTACTCATCCTCACCGACGACCTGCCACGCCAGGACAACGGCGTCTCGCTCGACAACACGTTCTCGGACGAACACGGTGCCGTGCCGAAAATCAAATGGTCGCCACATCCGGACGACGACGCGAAGCGCGACGAACTCTGTCGCATCGCCGCTCGCATCCACCGGGAAGCCGGCGCAGAGCACGTCCACCGCTGTGATTGGCCGCCGCTGCTCCTCCACATGCAGTCGTCGATGCGGATGGGCAAGGTGCTCGACTCGAACGCAGAGGCGAAGAACGTAGACCGCCTGTTCGTCGCGGACCACTCGGCGCTCGCCAACGGCCTCGGTGGCCCGAACCCGACGAATTCGGGGCAGGCGCTCGCCCTGCGCACCGCCGACAAAATCGCGTCGCTCTACTTCTAA